The Candidatus Anaeroferrophillus wilburensis region TGATCTGCTGAAGAAGATAACCGTCTATACGTTATTGATGCACAAATCATTTCCGTCAGATCGTTTTTTTGATCACCTGCTGGCAAGCCGGTGGTTTGCCGAAACAGTAGATGCCTATGAACTGGGCGACTATAAGAGCGCCTACGGGGAAACCATGACCAGTCTGCAGAAACGGGGGACGATTTATTTGGAAGGTGGCTGCTGGCTGACCTCGGTTGTTCCTTGAGCAGTTGCCTTGATCAGCAAATGTGCTGATCAAGGCAGCATTCACAAAGCCGGCATTGTTCCTTGGCAGTTGTACACGGTTTTTTTTATGTCAGTGTGCGTATGCAGTCAAACAAAAACAATGTCGTTATCTTGTCACATTTTTTAGCAGAGATTTTGATGATGACCGATGAACCTGTAGACGAGGGCGGCCGGTCGACCGGTCCCCATCAACTGGAGATGCCGGGGTGGATTAGCTGTGCCCCCTTTGAAGAGTTGCTGGCCATGACCATTGTCGAAGCAGCCAATGGCGAGGCCGTGCTGACAATGCCTTTCTATCGACAATTTGCCCAAGGTGCCGGCTTGCTCCATGGCGGAGCCCTGGTGAGCCTGGCAGATACGGCAGTGGTCATGGCGATCAAAAGCATTGTGCCGCCCAAAAGCCACTTCGCTACCATTTCGCTGCAGACCAGGTTTCTCTATCCGGTCAAACAGGGAGTGGTGACCGCGAAAGCCAAGGTCCTCAAGTCTGAGGATCGGCTGCTGCATGGAGAGGCAACGGTGCTCAACGATGAGGGGCGGCCGGTGCTGGAGTTTGCTTCGGTATTCAAGCTGGCCCGCCGCACCCAGGTGGAGGGAGTTTCCTTTGCTGATCAGTAAAATAATGGTGCGGATCAGCTGCCGCCTGGCGGCCAGGGCGGCGGCTCCCGGCTCTGTCTGTCTGGCGATGATTGAGAGGCATGATGGGCTATAAAAACCTGCGCGAATGCATCCTGGATCTGGAAACTGCCGGCCAGCTTATCCGGATCAGCAACGAGGTTGATCCCTATCTGGAAGTGGGCGCCATCCAGCGGCGGGTATGCCAGGCTGGCGGGCCGGCGCTGTTTTTCAGCCGGGTCAAAGGCTGCCGTTTTCCCCTGGTTGGCAACCTGTTCGGTACTTTGGAAAGAACCCGGTTCATGTTCCGTGATACCCTGCGGGATATTGAGCGGCTGGTGAACTTAAAAACGGCACCCGGGAAGCTGCTCAAAGATCCCGGCTGTCTGTTGTCATTGCCCCGGGCAGCTTGGCATCTGTGGCCCCGAAAGGTTGCCCGCGGCCCCATCCTGAACCATCGGACGACCGTCGACGCCTTGCCCTGGATTCAATCCTGGCCCGGTGACGGCGGTCCTTTTATTACCCTGCCATTGGTATATTCCGAAAGCCCCGGCAACCCCGGCTGGCAGCACGGCAACCTGGGAATGTACCGGGTGCAGCTGGCCGGCGGCCGCTATGAGCCAAATCGCGAAGTGGGACTTCATTACCAGCTCCATCGGGGCATCGGCGTTCACCATGCCGAGGCCCTGGAGCGCCGGCAGCCGCTGAGGGTCAATGTTTTTGTCGGCGGTCCGCCGGCCCTGATGGTGGCTGCCGTTATGCCGCTGCCGGAAGGGATGCCGGAGCTGGCGTTTGCCGGCTTGCTGGGCGGCCGTCAGATGACCATGGTAGGTCGTCACGGCCAGCTGCCGATGCCGGCGGAAATCGATTTCTGTCTACAGGGAACCGTGAAACCGGGAAAAACGCTGCCGGAAGGTCCTTTTGGCGATCATCTTGGTTATTACAGCCTGGCCCATGATTTTCCCGTCCTGGACATTGAACGGGTCTGGCATCGGGATGGTGCAATCTGGCCTTTTACCACCGTTGGCCGGCCGCCCCAGGAAGATACCAGTTTTGGGGCCTTTATTCACCAGCTGACTGGTGAATTGATTGCTGATGTGTTGCCGGGTGTCAAGGCGGTGAATGCTGTCGATGCTGCCGGGGTCCATCCGTTGCTGTTGGCAATCGGCAGTGAACGCTATGTTCCTTATGCCGATGAGCGCCAGCCCCGGGAGCTGCTGACCCAGGCTAATGCCATCCTCGGTCAGGGCCAGCTGTCGTTGGCCAAGTATCTGCTTATTGTTGCCGGTCAGGATAATCCGGGGCTGGATATTGATGATATCCCGGCATTTTTCTCCCATTTGCTGGCCCGGGTTGACTGGCGCCGTGATCTCCATTTCCAGACCAGGACAACTATTGACACTCTTGATTATTCCGGCAGCGGTTTGCACGAGGGGTCAAAAGTGGTCGTAGCTGCGGCTGGTCCCTGTCGGCGGGAGCTGGCGGTTGAGATTCCGACAGATATTTCCTTGCCGTCCGGTTTCACCGATCCCCGTATCTGTCTCCCTGGTGTCATGGCTGTTCGGGGTCCGGCATGCACATCATCGTTGCCGGCGAATCAGGACGGAGATATGCTCCGCTTCTGCCAGGGTAATGACTCTCTGGTCTATGATTTTCTGCCCCTCATCGTGGTGGTTGATGACAGCGAATTTGTTTCCCGGAGCCTCAGTAATTTCCTCTGGGTTACCTTCACCCGCTCCGACCCGGCCAGCGACATCTATGGTATTGATGCGGTGATTGAGGCCAAACATTGGGGCTGTGGTGGGCCGCTGATTATTGATGCCCGGCAGAAGCCCCACCATGCACCGCCACTGCTGGATGACCCGGCAGTTGAGAAGCGGGTGGATGACCTTGGAGCTGCTGGCGGTCCCCTGCATGGTATTATCTAATGTTAACTGGAAGTTTAGTTGTCCCGGTTGTTCTGGCGGGTGACGGTCAATGGAGGCTATGATGCAGGGAAAAACCGCGCGGGAAAGCAGTGTTACCATTGCTCATGTGATGTTGCCTGTGGATGCCAATCCAGCGGGCAACGTCCATGGCGGGGTGATCATGAAGCTGATTGACACGACGGCCGGGGTGGTTGCCACCCGCCATGCACGCCGGAATGTGGTTACCGCTTCCATCGACCGGCTTGACTTTCACTATCCAGCGTATATCGGCAACCTGGTATTTTTTAAAGCCAGCCTAAACCTGACCGGCCGGTCGTCAATGGAGATCGGAGTGCGGGTGGAAAGGGAAGATCTGCTGACCGGTCAGACGAGCCATATAGCCTCATCCTATCTTACCTTTGTGGCCCTGGACAGCAATGGCAGAGCAGTGGAGGTTCCGCCGCTTATTCTGGAGACTGGAGACGAAAAACGTCGTTATCAGGAGGCAATGGAACGTTCCCGCTACCGCCAGCAGCAGCGTCAGGAGAAGCGCCGGCAGCAATGAAATGAAGGGCAGTTTTTACGAAGGATTTCCCAACCAGGAATGATGAAACACGAGGTTGATAATGGTTCGTTCACTAGCGGAAATATTTGATCTGGCCCATCAATCAAAGCCGGTAAGAATTGCCATCATTGCTCCTGAAGACCAGGAGTTTATGCAGGCGATCAAACTGGCCAGCGACCAGTCGTTGATTGAACCGGTGCTCATCGGCAATCCCGTACTGATTGCCCGGGCGGCGGAAAAGGCCGGTCTGGCCTGTGATGCCCAGGAAATTATCGAGATCAAAGACCGGCAGGAAGTAGCTGACCGGGCGCTGGCCATGCTCTATGATGGTGATGTCCGGATGGTCAGCAAGGGACAGATTCCCACCAGCTTTATTTATCGCTCAATTATCCGTAAAAAAAAGCAGTATGGCGAGGGTTCCATCGTCAGCGTGATTACCGTCTGGGACTTGGAACAATGCAACCATCTGGTGCTGCTTACCGATGCCGGGGCCAACATTTCTCCCAATGAGCAGCAGAAACTGGAAATTGTTGACAATGCCGTCAAGGCTGCCCAAGTCCTTGGCTGTTCCAATCCCCGGGTAACCGAGCTGATTTCCGACCCCTCCAATCTGCACCTCAAAAGTGACATTGGACAGGGATTGAAAACCCCCTCCATCAGGGATCATCGGGGGCGCTATCATCTTACCGATGCAACCTCATTGAAAGAGGTGGTGACGGCCAGCCATGACGGCAGGCTTGACCTTGACCGGCTGCCCCATATTCTCCTCCTTCCCGACCTGAATACCGGCAACGTGGTGGTCAAACTGGATTTTTTCATCAAAGGCATTGTCCGGGTTTCCTACAGTCATACCGATCGTGGGCCGGTTCTGCTGCCCTC contains the following coding sequences:
- a CDS encoding PaaI family thioesterase, coding for MTDEPVDEGGRSTGPHQLEMPGWISCAPFEELLAMTIVEAANGEAVLTMPFYRQFAQGAGLLHGGALVSLADTAVVMAIKSIVPPKSHFATISLQTRFLYPVKQGVVTAKAKVLKSEDRLLHGEATVLNDEGRPVLEFASVFKLARRTQVEGVSFADQ
- a CDS encoding UbiD family decarboxylase, producing the protein MGYKNLRECILDLETAGQLIRISNEVDPYLEVGAIQRRVCQAGGPALFFSRVKGCRFPLVGNLFGTLERTRFMFRDTLRDIERLVNLKTAPGKLLKDPGCLLSLPRAAWHLWPRKVARGPILNHRTTVDALPWIQSWPGDGGPFITLPLVYSESPGNPGWQHGNLGMYRVQLAGGRYEPNREVGLHYQLHRGIGVHHAEALERRQPLRVNVFVGGPPALMVAAVMPLPEGMPELAFAGLLGGRQMTMVGRHGQLPMPAEIDFCLQGTVKPGKTLPEGPFGDHLGYYSLAHDFPVLDIERVWHRDGAIWPFTTVGRPPQEDTSFGAFIHQLTGELIADVLPGVKAVNAVDAAGVHPLLLAIGSERYVPYADERQPRELLTQANAILGQGQLSLAKYLLIVAGQDNPGLDIDDIPAFFSHLLARVDWRRDLHFQTRTTIDTLDYSGSGLHEGSKVVVAAAGPCRRELAVEIPTDISLPSGFTDPRICLPGVMAVRGPACTSSLPANQDGDMLRFCQGNDSLVYDFLPLIVVVDDSEFVSRSLSNFLWVTFTRSDPASDIYGIDAVIEAKHWGCGGPLIIDARQKPHHAPPLLDDPAVEKRVDDLGAAGGPLHGII
- a CDS encoding acyl-CoA thioesterase yields the protein MQGKTARESSVTIAHVMLPVDANPAGNVHGGVIMKLIDTTAGVVATRHARRNVVTASIDRLDFHYPAYIGNLVFFKASLNLTGRSSMEIGVRVEREDLLTGQTSHIASSYLTFVALDSNGRAVEVPPLILETGDEKRRYQEAMERSRYRQQQRQEKRRQQ